One Salminus brasiliensis chromosome 5, fSalBra1.hap2, whole genome shotgun sequence DNA segment encodes these proteins:
- the fbxo32 gene encoding F-box only protein 32, with product MPFLGQDWRSPGQNWVKTEDGWKKTTKEENEANNNVSGRHCKEEAYYKENLLLSINYDVATKKRKKDLLNNNTKIPYFYKDQWIYVHKGSTKERHGYCTLGEAFNRLDFCSAIKDTRRFNYVVRLLELIAKSQLPSLSGVAQKNYMNILERVVQKVLEDQQNVRPIKELLQTLYVSLCSLVQDMGKSVLVGNINIWVHRMENILQWQQQLDNIQINRPTNTGMTLLDLPVSLQLNIMHRLADGRDLVSLGQVCPDLEVLTEDRLLWKNLCQYHFTERQIRRRLIISDKGHLEWKKMYFKLCRCYPHKEQYSDTLQFCTHCHILFWKDTNHPCTANNPESCNISVSPQGFINLFKF from the exons ATGCCTTTTCTTGGACAGGACTGGCGGTCACCTGGCCAAAATTGGGTTAAAACCGAGGACGGTTGGAAAAAAACGACGAAAGAAGAGAACGAGGCGAACAACAACGTCTCAGGACG GCACTGTAAAGAAGAGGCCTACTATAAGGAGAACTTGCTCCTCTCCATTAACTATGACGTGGCCACAAAGAAGCGGAAGAAGGACCTTCTGAATAACAACACAAAGATTCCTT ATTTCTATAAAGATCAGTGGATCTACGTCCACAAAGGAAGCACCAAAGAG CGCCATGGCTATTGCACTCTGGGAGAAGCCTTTAACCGCTTGGACTTCTGCAGTGCCATCAAGGACACCAGACGGTTTAATTACGTAGTAAGG CTGCTGGAGCTGATTGCCAAGTCCCAGCTGCCATCGCTGAGTGGAGTGGCGCAGAAGAACTACATGAACATTCTGGAAAGAGTTGTGCAGAAAG TTCTGGAAGATCAACAGAATGTGAGGCCCATCAAGGAACTGCTGCAGACGCTGTACGTGTCGCTGTGCAGTCTGGTGCAGGACATGGGCAAGTCTGTGCTGGTGGGAAACATCAATATCTGGGTGCACCGTATGGAGAACATTCtgcagtggcagcagcagctggacaACATTCAGATCAACAGG cCCACAAACACTGGTATGACTCTCCTGGATCTGCCTGTCAGCCTCCAATTGAATATCATGCACCGTCTCGCAGATGGACGagacctggtcagtctgggccAGGTGTGTCCTGACCTGGAGGTACTGACTGAAGACCGGCTGCTGTGGAAGAACCTGTGTCAGTATCACTTCACAGAAAGACAG ATCCGCAGGCGCCTCATCATATCAGATAAGGGCCACCTGGAATGGAAGAAAATGTACTTTAAGCTGTGCCGATGCTACCCTCACAAAGAGCAGTACAGCGACACCTTGCAGTTTTGCACACACTGCCATATCCTGTTCTGGAAG GACACAAACCACCCCTGCACAGCCAACAATCCAGAAAGCTGCAACATTTCAGTGTCCCCGCAAGGTTTCATCAACCTCTTCAAGTTCTAA